In a single window of the Prochlorococcus marinus XMU1412 genome:
- a CDS encoding LysR family transcriptional regulator: protein MPELPFTLDQLRILKAIAAQGSFKKAADLLYVTQPAVSLQIQNLEKQLEITIFDRGGRKALLTEAGRLLLEYCERILNQCDEACKAIEDLNSLKGGTLVIGASQTTGTYLMPRMIGLFRQKYPDVSVQLQVHSTRRTGWSVANGQIDLAIIGGQLPGDLENLLQVIPYATDELALVLPSKHPLSTKKELLKEDLYKLNFVTLDSQSTTRKVVDKLLQDSGLDIQRLKIEMELNSLEAIKNAVQSGLGASFLPVVSIERELSAGTIHKAFVADLEVKRELKLITNPSRYTSRASEVFKKNILPQFASLESPLRHI, encoded by the coding sequence ATGCCAGAATTACCATTTACACTCGACCAATTAAGAATATTAAAAGCTATAGCAGCTCAAGGAAGTTTTAAAAAAGCTGCCGACCTCTTATATGTAACCCAACCTGCCGTGAGTTTACAAATACAAAATTTAGAAAAACAACTTGAAATCACAATTTTCGATAGAGGTGGAAGGAAGGCTCTATTGACTGAAGCAGGGAGACTATTACTTGAATATTGTGAACGAATTTTGAATCAATGCGACGAAGCTTGCAAAGCTATTGAAGATTTAAATAGCTTAAAAGGTGGAACTCTTGTTATTGGAGCGAGCCAAACAACGGGTACGTATTTAATGCCGAGAATGATAGGACTATTCAGACAAAAATACCCTGATGTATCCGTTCAACTTCAAGTTCACAGTACTAGAAGAACTGGTTGGAGTGTCGCCAATGGACAAATTGACTTAGCCATTATTGGCGGTCAATTACCTGGCGATTTGGAAAATTTGCTGCAAGTAATTCCATATGCCACTGATGAATTGGCATTAGTTTTACCATCTAAACATCCACTTTCCACCAAAAAAGAGCTTCTAAAGGAAGACTTATACAAATTAAATTTTGTAACATTAGACTCACAATCTACAACAAGAAAAGTTGTTGACAAACTTCTCCAAGATTCTGGGCTTGATATTCAAAGATTAAAAATTGAAATGGAACTTAACTCTCTTGAAGCAATCAAGAATGCGGTTCAATCAGGCTTAGGAGCTTCCTTTTTGCCTGTTGTTTCTATTGAAAGAGAATTATCGGCTGGAACAATCCACAAAGCATTCGTTGCTGATTTAGAGGTGAAAAGAGAACTTAAATTAATTACTAATCCGTCAAGATATACATCACGAGCATCAGAAGTATTTAAGAAAAACATTCTTCCACAATTTGCTAGTTTAGAAAGCCCTTTAAGGCATATATAA
- a CDS encoding NnrU family protein, which translates to METHKTSLIILLLILIFAVIHSGGAALRIKAESIMGPRLWRLCFVFLSLPSAIILISYFLAHRYDGIRLWNLQGNNFVFMVVWFLTAISFLFLYPATYNLLEIPSVLKPKVRIYGTGIMRITRHPQAFGQIIWCFAHTLWIGTSFTLVTSIGLVLHHLFAIWHGDKRLANRFGEEFEIFKKNTSIIPFMAILEGRQEFKIKEFFRLSQFGILIAIGVLWWSHQYINIAVKTFNSSFLSEFFN; encoded by the coding sequence ATGGAGACTCATAAAACTTCCCTAATTATTTTACTTTTGATTTTGATTTTTGCGGTAATTCATAGTGGGGGAGCTGCTTTAAGAATCAAAGCAGAATCTATTATGGGTCCGAGATTATGGCGCTTATGTTTTGTTTTCTTAAGTTTGCCATCTGCAATTATCTTGATTAGCTATTTTTTGGCTCATAGATATGACGGAATAAGATTATGGAATTTACAGGGAAATAATTTTGTTTTTATGGTCGTTTGGTTCTTAACTGCAATAAGTTTTTTATTTTTATATCCCGCTACTTACAATTTGCTAGAAATTCCTTCGGTTTTAAAACCTAAAGTACGAATCTATGGAACTGGGATAATGCGAATCACAAGACATCCACAAGCATTTGGTCAGATAATTTGGTGTTTTGCTCATACTTTATGGATTGGCACATCATTCACCTTAGTAACTTCTATTGGCTTAGTTTTGCATCATCTTTTTGCAATTTGGCATGGCGATAAGAGATTAGCAAATAGATTTGGAGAAGAATTTGAAATTTTTAAAAAAAATACTTCCATAATCCCTTTCATGGCAATACTTGAGGGCAGGCAAGAATTTAAGATTAAAGAATTTTTTAGGTTATCTCAATTTGGTATATTAATCGCAATAGGCGTACTTTGGTGGTCTCATCAATATATAAATATTGCTGTTAAAACATTTAATTCATCATTTTTGTCTGAATTTTTCAATTGA
- a CDS encoding NAD(P)H-quinone oxidoreductase subunit 5, giving the protein MPQASEIAWLIPVFPLIGAVLSGLGLISINKKINNSREIVSVGLISFVGISAVISYKALIEQINGYQSVEKLFVWANAGDFTIPMGFVLDPLGSVMLALVTTITLLVMIYSHGYMAHDKGYVRFFTYLALFSSSMMGLIVSPNLLEIYVFWELVGMCSYLLVGFWYDRDGAAHAAQKAFVVNRVGDFGLLLGILGLFWATNSFDFNEIATGISQSISDNSIPIWAALLLCFLVFLGPMAKSAQFPLHVWLPDAMEGPTPISALIHAATMVAAGIFLVARLQPLYSIFPSIQFIIALVGTITCFLGASIALTQMDLKKGLAYSTVSQLGYMMLAMGCGAPVAGIFHLVTHACFKAMLFLGSGSVIHAMEEVVGHQPVLAQDMRLMGGLRKKMPYTSTTFLIGCIAISGIPPLAGFWSKDEILGNAFISFPAFWFVGLLTAGMTAFYMFRLYFLTFEGDFRGDNKELQKQLLIASKTNLDEENEEEHEENGSIHESPWSMTFPLVFLAVPSVIIGFMGLPWDSKIANLLDPEEAETAAKAFELKEFLPLAIASVLIASAGIIIAYQAYFVRKINLSVLFAEKFPSINRFLSNKWYLDDINEKLFVKGSRKLAKEVLEVDSKVVDGVVNLTGLVTLGSGEGLKYFETGRAQFYALIVFGGVILLVAIFGFQSPQVS; this is encoded by the coding sequence ATGCCACAAGCTTCAGAAATTGCCTGGTTAATTCCCGTTTTTCCACTTATTGGAGCAGTGCTTTCTGGCTTAGGACTAATAAGCATCAACAAGAAAATAAATAATTCAAGAGAAATTGTTTCTGTAGGTCTAATTTCTTTCGTTGGGATTTCTGCGGTAATTAGTTATAAAGCTTTAATTGAACAAATTAATGGTTATCAATCAGTAGAGAAATTATTTGTATGGGCCAATGCAGGGGATTTCACAATTCCAATGGGGTTTGTCCTTGATCCTTTGGGAAGTGTAATGCTTGCGTTAGTAACTACAATAACTTTGCTTGTAATGATTTACTCTCATGGTTACATGGCGCATGACAAAGGTTATGTCAGATTTTTTACATATCTAGCATTATTTAGTAGTTCAATGATGGGATTAATAGTTAGTCCGAATTTATTAGAAATTTATGTTTTTTGGGAATTAGTTGGGATGTGTTCTTATTTATTGGTTGGTTTTTGGTATGACAGGGATGGCGCTGCACACGCTGCACAAAAAGCATTTGTTGTTAATAGAGTGGGAGATTTTGGTTTATTGTTAGGAATTCTTGGTCTATTTTGGGCAACAAATAGTTTCGATTTTAATGAAATTGCTACTGGAATTTCTCAATCGATATCTGACAATTCGATACCCATTTGGGCTGCTTTATTGCTTTGTTTCTTAGTTTTTTTAGGGCCAATGGCTAAATCTGCTCAGTTTCCTCTTCACGTGTGGTTACCTGATGCGATGGAAGGCCCGACTCCTATTTCTGCACTTATCCATGCTGCAACAATGGTTGCAGCGGGAATTTTTCTTGTAGCAAGACTTCAACCTTTGTATTCAATATTCCCCTCTATTCAGTTCATTATTGCTTTAGTTGGCACCATTACTTGTTTTTTAGGAGCCTCTATAGCTCTGACCCAAATGGATTTAAAAAAAGGTTTAGCTTATAGCACAGTTTCTCAGCTTGGGTATATGATGCTCGCAATGGGTTGTGGAGCACCAGTAGCTGGAATTTTTCATTTAGTGACTCATGCTTGCTTTAAAGCAATGCTATTTTTGGGATCTGGTTCAGTAATACATGCTATGGAAGAAGTGGTTGGCCATCAGCCTGTATTAGCTCAAGATATGAGATTGATGGGCGGTTTAAGAAAAAAGATGCCATACACTTCAACAACATTTTTAATAGGTTGTATAGCAATTAGTGGAATTCCTCCATTGGCAGGTTTTTGGAGTAAAGACGAGATTCTAGGAAATGCTTTTATATCATTTCCAGCTTTTTGGTTCGTAGGACTTCTCACAGCTGGCATGACTGCTTTTTATATGTTTAGGCTTTATTTCTTGACATTTGAAGGAGATTTCAGAGGGGACAATAAAGAATTACAAAAACAGCTTCTAATAGCCTCTAAAACAAACCTAGATGAAGAAAATGAAGAAGAGCACGAAGAAAATGGCTCTATTCATGAGTCACCCTGGTCAATGACATTTCCCTTGGTATTTCTGGCTGTGCCGTCTGTAATTATTGGTTTTATGGGACTTCCATGGGATAGCAAAATTGCAAATTTACTAGATCCTGAAGAAGCAGAGACTGCTGCAAAAGCCTTCGAATTAAAAGAATTTTTGCCTTTAGCAATTGCGTCAGTACTTATTGCATCAGCTGGAATCATTATTGCTTATCAGGCATATTTTGTACGAAAAATTAATTTATCAGTTTTATTTGCCGAAAAGTTTCCTAGTATCAACCGATTTTTATCCAATAAATGGTATCTAGATGATATAAATGAAAAACTTTTTGTTAAGGGTAGTAGAAAACTTGCTAAAGAAGTTTTAGAGGTTGATTCTAAGGTTGTTGATGGCGTCGTAAATCTTACTGGACTTGTAACTTTAGGCAGTGGAGAAGGTTTAAAATATTTTGAGACTGGTAGGGCTCAATTTTATGCGCTTATTGTTTTTGGAGGTGTAATTTTACTAGTTGCTATATTTGGTTTTCAATCTCCTCAAGTATCTTAA
- a CDS encoding NAD(P)H-quinone oxidoreductase subunit 4, giving the protein MLGNLGAGLSNFPWLSASILFPIGSAFVIPFFPDKGDGKEVRWFALSIALITFLITVGSYINGFDISNENVQLKENISWLPDLGLTWSVGADGMSMPLILLTSFITALAVLAAWPVKFKPKLFFFLILVMDGGQIAVFAVQDMLLFFLTWELELIPVYLLLAIWGGKNRQYAATKFIIYTAGSSIFILLAALAMGFYGTEIPNFEFSHLAAQDFSQKFQILCYVGLLIAFGVKLPIVPLHTWLPDAHGEATAPVHMLLAGILLKMGGYALLRFNAQLLPVAHAQFAPLLIVLGVVNIIYAALTSFAQRNLKRKIAYSSISHMGFVLIGIGSFSSLGTSGAMLQMVSHGLIGASLFFLVGATYDRTKTLKLDEMSGVGQKMRIMFALWTACSLASLALPGMSGFVSELMVFTGFVTDEVYTLPFRVVMASLAAIGVILTPIYLLSMLREIFFGKENTKLIEERKLIDAEPREVYIIACLLLPIIGIGLYPRLITESYIASINNLVDRDLTAVKGAVKTNIFSGTKTNDILKAPKI; this is encoded by the coding sequence ATGTTGGGAAATTTGGGAGCTGGATTGTCTAATTTTCCTTGGTTATCTGCTTCAATTTTATTCCCAATTGGTAGTGCATTTGTGATACCTTTTTTCCCTGATAAAGGAGATGGCAAAGAGGTTAGATGGTTTGCATTGTCTATTGCATTAATAACTTTTTTAATAACTGTAGGTTCATATATCAATGGCTTTGATATTAGTAATGAAAATGTTCAATTGAAAGAAAATATAAGTTGGCTACCTGATTTAGGTCTTACTTGGTCTGTTGGCGCTGATGGCATGTCTATGCCGTTAATATTATTGACTAGTTTTATCACTGCTTTAGCAGTTCTTGCTGCATGGCCAGTAAAGTTCAAACCAAAGTTATTTTTCTTTTTAATATTGGTTATGGATGGCGGACAAATAGCTGTGTTTGCAGTACAAGATATGCTGTTATTTTTTCTAACTTGGGAACTTGAGTTAATTCCCGTTTATTTATTACTGGCTATATGGGGTGGAAAAAATCGACAATATGCAGCAACAAAATTCATTATCTATACAGCTGGCAGTTCTATCTTTATTCTTCTGGCCGCGTTAGCAATGGGTTTCTATGGTACAGAAATTCCTAACTTTGAGTTTTCGCACTTGGCGGCTCAAGATTTTAGTCAAAAATTTCAAATATTATGTTATGTAGGGCTTTTAATTGCATTTGGTGTGAAACTACCAATAGTACCTCTTCATACTTGGCTCCCAGATGCTCATGGAGAGGCTACAGCTCCTGTTCATATGCTTCTGGCAGGAATTTTATTAAAGATGGGAGGATATGCTCTTTTAAGATTTAATGCACAATTATTACCTGTAGCTCATGCTCAATTTGCCCCATTATTAATAGTTCTGGGGGTAGTCAACATAATTTATGCTGCATTAACTTCTTTTGCTCAAAGAAATCTTAAGAGAAAAATCGCATATAGTTCGATAAGTCATATGGGTTTTGTTCTTATTGGTATAGGGAGTTTTAGTAGCCTTGGAACAAGTGGAGCTATGCTGCAAATGGTTAGTCATGGATTAATAGGTGCAAGTTTATTTTTTCTTGTTGGCGCCACCTATGACAGAACAAAGACTCTTAAACTTGATGAAATGAGTGGTGTAGGACAAAAAATGAGAATTATGTTTGCCCTATGGACTGCTTGCTCCCTTGCTTCCTTGGCTTTGCCTGGTATGAGTGGATTTGTTTCCGAATTGATGGTATTTACAGGGTTTGTTACTGATGAAGTGTATACACTTCCTTTTAGGGTAGTGATGGCCTCTTTAGCTGCTATCGGTGTAATACTTACTCCTATTTATCTACTTTCAATGTTGCGAGAAATTTTCTTTGGTAAAGAAAATACTAAATTAATTGAAGAAAGAAAACTTATAGATGCAGAGCCAAGGGAAGTTTATATTATTGCCTGTTTACTTTTACCGATTATTGGAATAGGTTTATACCCAAGATTAATTACTGAAAGTTACATTGCATCTATCAATAATTTGGTCGATCGAGATTTAACTGCAGTTAAAGGTGCTGTGAAAACAAATATTTTTTCAGGGACTAAAACAAATGACATATTAAAAGCCCCAAAAATATAA
- a CDS encoding segregation/condensation protein A: MLIKFLQDAAGKGELDPWDIDVISVIDSFLEQYSHTFNQSANSQISYQKDLAETSEAFFAASVLVNLKAQVLESDVFKENSSDFEDEFDLDDQDWIDKEFDIPKYPEKYLRRRSIAQPILKRTTTLGELVSQLESIAEVIETQDLLLMKRKRNKKYSDKALISKVKSLAHREKLPETTKALGKFIEGWEKALQWTDFEYLVKKWQTVVKNDLDKDRLGVFWALLFLSSENKIEIKQINSLYGPIQIKRIIPDGGLAQLPIENLEVSNTSSSAA; encoded by the coding sequence TTGTTGATTAAGTTTCTTCAAGACGCCGCAGGTAAAGGCGAGCTTGATCCATGGGATATTGATGTAATCAGTGTAATTGATAGTTTTTTAGAGCAATATTCACATACTTTTAATCAATCTGCAAATAGTCAAATCTCGTATCAGAAGGATTTAGCTGAGACCAGTGAAGCATTTTTCGCGGCTTCCGTACTAGTTAATCTTAAGGCTCAAGTTTTGGAGTCTGATGTTTTCAAAGAAAATTCCTCAGATTTTGAAGATGAATTTGATTTGGATGATCAAGATTGGATTGATAAAGAATTTGATATTCCAAAATATCCTGAAAAATATCTAAGGAGAAGATCAATTGCTCAACCAATTCTTAAACGTACAACAACATTGGGAGAACTTGTAAGTCAGTTAGAGTCAATAGCAGAAGTTATAGAAACCCAAGATCTTTTGCTCATGAAGAGAAAAAGAAATAAAAAATATTCTGATAAGGCTTTAATTTCTAAAGTAAAATCATTAGCGCATCGCGAGAAACTTCCAGAAACAACTAAAGCATTAGGGAAATTTATTGAAGGATGGGAAAAGGCATTACAATGGACAGATTTTGAATATTTAGTCAAGAAATGGCAAACAGTAGTAAAAAATGATTTAGATAAAGATCGTTTAGGAGTTTTTTGGGCTTTGTTATTTTTATCATCTGAAAACAAAATTGAAATTAAACAAATTAATTCCTTATATGGCCCAATTCAAATTAAAAGAATAATACCCGATGGTGGCTTAGCTCAATTGCCTATAGAAAATCTTGAGGTAAGTAATACCTCTTCCTCGGCTGCTTAG
- a CDS encoding nucleotidyltransferase family protein, whose protein sequence is MKAMILAAGKGTRVQPITHVIPKPMIPILQKPVMEFLLELLREHNFKEIMVNVSHLAEEIENYFRDGQRFGVEIAYSFEGRIEDGELIGDALGSAGGLKKIQDFQNFFDETFVVLCGDALVDLDLTQAVKKHKQKGAIASLITKKVTKDQVSSYGVVVSDENGRIKAFQEKPTVDQALSDSINTGIYLFEPEIFNYIPSAEKFDIGADLFPKLVEMDLPFFALPMDFEWVDIGKVPDYWSAIRNVLQGKVRQVQIPGKEIKPGVFTGLNVAANWEKVNISGPVYIGGMTRIEDGATIIGPSMIGPSCCICEGATIDNSIIFDYSKIGKGVRLMDKLVFGKYCVGKNGDHFDLQDASLDWLIADSRRSDLTEPSPQQKAMAELLGTDLINIPD, encoded by the coding sequence ATGAAGGCAATGATACTTGCGGCAGGTAAAGGCACACGTGTTCAGCCTATTACGCATGTTATTCCGAAACCGATGATTCCGATTTTGCAAAAACCTGTTATGGAGTTTCTCTTGGAACTTTTAAGAGAACATAATTTTAAGGAAATAATGGTCAATGTTTCTCATCTGGCTGAAGAAATTGAAAATTATTTTAGGGATGGGCAAAGATTTGGAGTAGAAATCGCTTATAGTTTTGAAGGAAGAATTGAAGATGGAGAATTAATAGGTGATGCTTTGGGATCCGCAGGAGGATTAAAAAAAATTCAGGATTTTCAAAATTTCTTTGATGAAACTTTTGTTGTTTTATGTGGTGATGCTTTAGTTGATTTAGATTTAACTCAAGCTGTTAAAAAACATAAACAGAAAGGAGCTATTGCGAGCTTAATAACAAAGAAGGTAACTAAAGATCAAGTATCAAGTTACGGTGTCGTAGTTTCTGATGAAAATGGCCGAATAAAGGCTTTTCAAGAAAAGCCAACAGTTGATCAAGCTTTAAGTGACTCTATAAATACAGGAATTTATCTTTTCGAACCCGAAATTTTTAATTACATACCTTCAGCAGAGAAATTTGATATTGGAGCTGATCTTTTCCCTAAACTTGTTGAAATGGATTTACCATTTTTTGCTTTACCAATGGATTTTGAATGGGTAGATATTGGAAAAGTTCCTGATTATTGGAGTGCTATTAGAAATGTATTGCAAGGTAAGGTAAGACAAGTGCAAATACCAGGTAAGGAAATTAAACCAGGAGTTTTTACTGGTTTGAATGTCGCGGCTAACTGGGAAAAGGTTAATATTAGCGGGCCGGTTTATATAGGAGGCATGACTAGGATCGAGGATGGAGCAACTATTATTGGTCCTTCTATGATTGGACCAAGTTGTTGCATTTGCGAGGGAGCAACTATAGATAACTCAATTATTTTTGATTATTCTAAAATTGGTAAAGGGGTAAGACTTATGGATAAGTTAGTATTTGGTAAATATTGTGTTGGCAAAAATGGAGATCATTTTGATTTGCAAGATGCATCTTTAGATTGGTTAATAGCAGATTCAAGAAGATCTGATTTGACTGAGCCATCACCTCAACAGAAAGCTATGGCAGAATTATTAGGTACTGATTTGATTAATATTCCAGACTAA
- a CDS encoding methylenetetrahydrofolate reductase has translation MKSKLQQTLEKRSKVITAELMPPRGGSPIRSLKIAQLLKDKVHAVNITDGSRAVMRMCSLAMSKLLLENGIEPVMQISCRDRNKIALQSDILGANALGIKNILCITGDSVKAGDQQDAKAVHEFESVRLLQQIQAFNKGIDPTLGELSDKKTFIFAGAAADPNCRNKRSLENRLRKKKEAGAGFIQTQMVMERENLIEFCEKISKPLEIPVIAGVFLLKSYKNALFINKYVPGANVPENILNRLKDAKDPLQEGIEIASEQAHDFINIANGVHLMAVKAEHLIPEIIEKANLSLEY, from the coding sequence TTGAAATCGAAACTTCAGCAGACTTTAGAAAAAAGATCTAAGGTAATAACGGCAGAGCTAATGCCGCCAAGAGGTGGAAGCCCCATAAGATCTCTTAAGATAGCACAACTTTTGAAAGATAAGGTACATGCTGTTAACATTACTGATGGAAGCAGAGCTGTAATGAGAATGTGCAGCTTGGCAATGTCCAAACTATTACTGGAAAATGGGATAGAACCAGTAATGCAAATTTCTTGCAGAGATCGTAATAAAATTGCTTTACAATCAGACATTCTGGGCGCAAATGCTTTAGGAATTAAAAACATCTTATGCATTACCGGTGATTCAGTAAAAGCTGGGGATCAACAAGATGCCAAAGCCGTTCATGAGTTTGAGTCAGTTAGATTACTTCAACAAATTCAGGCTTTTAATAAAGGAATTGATCCTACTCTAGGAGAACTTTCCGATAAAAAAACATTTATTTTTGCAGGTGCTGCAGCTGATCCAAATTGCAGAAATAAAAGAAGTTTAGAAAATAGATTAAGAAAGAAAAAAGAGGCTGGAGCTGGATTTATACAAACTCAAATGGTTATGGAAAGAGAAAATTTGATAGAGTTTTGTGAAAAAATTAGCAAGCCTCTTGAAATTCCAGTCATTGCAGGTGTATTTCTATTAAAGTCTTACAAAAACGCTCTCTTTATAAACAAATACGTTCCAGGCGCAAACGTCCCTGAAAATATCTTAAATCGTCTTAAAGATGCTAAAGACCCATTACAAGAAGGCATTGAAATTGCATCTGAACAAGCACATGATTTCATTAATATCGCAAATGGTGTTCATCTAATGGCCGTAAAAGCAGAGCATTTAATTCCTGAGATTATTGAAAAAGCTAATCTTAGTCTGGAATATTAA
- a CDS encoding helix-turn-helix domain-containing protein: MQMVEEEVNNIDMMGLSAREMEIIDLVADGLTNQEIAVKLTISKRTVDNHVSNMFTKTGSKNRVALLNWAMDNGKICRDGFNCCTLPDSD, from the coding sequence TTGCAAATGGTTGAAGAAGAAGTAAACAACATTGATATGATGGGTCTCTCGGCAAGGGAGATGGAAATCATTGATCTCGTAGCTGATGGGCTTACAAATCAAGAAATTGCGGTAAAACTTACTATTAGTAAAAGAACTGTTGATAATCATGTAAGTAATATGTTTACAAAAACTGGTTCTAAAAACAGAGTTGCACTGTTAAATTGGGCAATGGACAACGGAAAGATTTGTAGAGATGGGTTTAATTGTTGTACACTTCCTGACTCGGATTAG
- a CDS encoding CYTH domain-containing protein, with protein sequence MALEIERRFLIKNDNWKEFINKKIYIEQGYLSKSLDDWIIRVRLIGKNSKITLKKHIKGFTNFEFEYSIPRSDAETIMSNLSNTIKKDRYLLEIEKKSWIIDCFKENNYPLEIAEIELSNEKEDFFLPSFISKEITGLNHYSNFSLANNPFSEWREDYLTTLKSN encoded by the coding sequence ATGGCCTTAGAAATAGAAAGAAGATTTCTTATAAAAAATGATAATTGGAAAGAATTCATAAATAAAAAAATTTATATTGAACAAGGATACTTATCTAAAAGTTTAGATGATTGGATTATTAGGGTAAGGCTTATTGGCAAAAACTCTAAAATTACACTTAAAAAACATATCAAGGGCTTTACCAACTTTGAATTTGAATACTCCATTCCACGAAGCGATGCTGAAACAATAATGTCAAATCTTTCAAATACAATTAAAAAAGATAGATACTTACTAGAAATTGAAAAAAAATCTTGGATTATAGATTGTTTTAAAGAAAATAATTATCCACTTGAAATTGCAGAAATTGAACTTTCTAATGAAAAAGAAGATTTTTTTCTTCCATCTTTCATTTCAAAAGAAATTACTGGACTGAACCATTACTCCAATTTCAGTCTCGCTAACAATCCTTTTTCAGAGTGGAGAGAAGACTATTTAACAACTTTAAAAAGTAACTAG
- a CDS encoding NAD(+) kinase — protein MKLSLVLIIYRSDSSIAQEASKFCEEVLKAKNIKSKRIESDFYKDEIEKYFCNIEFLPSIGIVLGGDGTFLKCANALADYDIPLLSFNIGGNLGFLTQEKDFLFDKSFIEILENEEYKIDFRNRLNCNVCINETSSEKKIIKSYDALNDFYFKSVEEDISPTNQIQIEIDNEKVNEYKGDGLIISTSTGSTAYSMAAGGPIVHPSIDAMVINPICPMSLASRPIVIPNTSKVIIKPVKKSTGEIKLWRDGSKCMTIKESYYCEIKKGQSPCKIIKFKKSTSYYNTLIKKLDWKGDLSQKDFKN, from the coding sequence ATGAAACTTTCATTAGTGCTTATTATATATCGTTCAGATAGTTCTATTGCTCAAGAGGCTTCTAAATTCTGTGAAGAAGTCCTCAAAGCTAAAAATATAAAATCAAAAAGAATTGAAAGTGATTTTTATAAAGATGAAATTGAAAAATATTTTTGTAATATAGAATTCCTACCAAGTATTGGCATTGTTCTTGGTGGAGATGGAACCTTCCTAAAATGTGCAAATGCTTTAGCTGATTATGATATTCCTTTGTTGAGTTTTAATATTGGTGGTAATCTAGGTTTCCTTACGCAAGAAAAAGATTTTTTATTCGATAAATCTTTTATTGAAATACTTGAAAACGAAGAATATAAAATTGACTTTCGTAATAGATTAAATTGTAATGTTTGTATAAATGAGACAAGTTCTGAGAAAAAGATTATAAAAAGCTACGATGCCTTAAATGATTTTTATTTTAAATCTGTTGAAGAAGACATTTCTCCAACCAACCAAATACAAATTGAAATAGATAATGAGAAGGTTAATGAATACAAAGGTGATGGATTAATCATATCTACATCTACTGGTTCAACTGCCTACTCAATGGCTGCAGGGGGGCCAATAGTGCACCCTAGCATTGATGCAATGGTAATTAACCCTATATGCCCAATGAGTTTGGCTAGTAGACCAATAGTTATACCTAATACAAGTAAGGTAATCATAAAACCTGTAAAAAAAAGTACAGGGGAAATTAAATTATGGAGAGACGGTTCAAAATGTATGACCATTAAGGAAAGTTATTATTGTGAGATCAAAAAAGGGCAATCGCCCTGCAAAATAATAAAGTTTAAAAAAAGCACAAGCTACTATAATACCCTTATAAAAAAACTAGATTGGAAAGGTGATTTATCTCAAAAAGATTTCAAAAATTAA
- the nuoK gene encoding NADH-quinone oxidoreductase subunit NuoK → MNLESIPIQAFLIVSSALFCIGIWGLLNSRNAVRVLMSIELMLNAVNINLMTFSSYVDNNLIQGQVFTIFVITVAAAEAAVGLAILLSLYRNRVTVDMESFNLLKW, encoded by the coding sequence ATGAATTTAGAATCTATTCCTATTCAAGCATTTTTAATAGTATCTTCAGCACTATTTTGTATTGGGATTTGGGGATTATTAAATAGCAGAAATGCAGTAAGAGTCCTTATGAGCATTGAGTTAATGCTCAATGCAGTAAATATAAACTTAATGACGTTTTCTTCCTATGTTGATAATAATTTAATTCAAGGACAAGTTTTTACAATCTTTGTAATTACTGTGGCTGCCGCAGAAGCAGCAGTTGGATTAGCTATCTTATTATCCCTTTATAGGAATAGGGTAACTGTAGATATGGAAAGTTTTAATTTATTAAAATGGTAA